Below is a genomic region from Desulfobacter sp..
TGGGGTGGAAGGTGGCCAATATCCCCTATGTGCCCGGGGTACCCATGCCCAAAACCCTTGATCAGGTGGACAGACGGCGGGTCATTGCCCTGAATATCAATGTGGAGCAATTGCTTGCCCATAGAAAGATGCGCCAGGAAAGCCTGGGGACCAAAGACCTCTACGCCTATGCCGGAAAAGAGGATGTTAAAGCGGAAATTCGTCATGCCCAAAAATATTATATCACCAAAGGCTTTTCCATGATCAATGTGAGCAATAAACCCATTGAGACCAGTGCCGAGGAAATTGCTGAAATGATAACAAGACGATTCAAGGCGGATGCCCATTTTACAAATTAAGGGGATCTCTAATAATCAGGATTTTGGTTTGAGTTCAAGGCGCAGGCAAATTTTAACCATAGGAATATATAGAATATTTGGAAGGTTCAAATTTGCCTGCAACAAACGAATCGAGCCAAAAGACAATTATTAGAAGTGGCCTTAAACCCGTTTATGGGGATTTTTTTACTTGAGATAAAGGCTGGGAATTTTGGGGATGGGTTTAAACTTGTGGTTCAGGTTCATGAGGCTTTCGGCATTGCCAATGGCAAAATATCCCTGGTGCCGGATGCTGTGGTAGAGTTTGTTGACCACTTTTTCACTGGTGCTCATGTCAAAATAAATCATCACATTTCTACAGGACACCGCGTCAAATTTATCCGGGGGCGGTGAATCCGTGACCAGGTTAAACCGCTCAAACCGGATATGGGCTGCAATTTCTTTTTTAATTCGAACAAATCCTTTGAACTTGCCTGATCCTTGTTGGAAATATCTGCGGATTAAGCTTGTGGGAACGTTTTTTAGCTTGTCTGTTCTGTAAATTCCCCGGGTGGCTGTTGCCAGGACTGAATGGGAAATATCCGTGGCCAGAATGGAAAAGGGGCGGCCTATAGCGGCCAGCTGGATGGCTATGGTATAGGGCTCATCTCCGGTGGAACAGGCAGCACACCAGATTTTAAACGGCCTTTTTCCGGCCGCAGGCCAGGTGTTGAGCTGGTTGACGATATGGGCAATACTTTTATTTTCCCTGAAGAAAAAAGAGTGGTTTGTGGTCACCGTGTCAATAAACTCAATGACTTCATTTTCATTGGTTTTCAAATAGTGCAGGTAGTCTTTGAAATTTTTTTTAGTCATTCGCATCCGTTTGGCCAGCTTGGATTTTAAGAGTTCAAGCTTTCCCTCGTGGAGATAGATACCTGACAGAGCATAGACCATATCTTTTAATTCATTGAATTGTTTTTTGGAAAGAACTATGGAATTCATGGGAAAATAATAATATAAAGCCCAAAAGAAAGTAAACAAAAATAAGGGCAATATCTGGAGGTCGATTATAAATCAGGGCAAACAATTTATAGAACGCCGGCGATCAAGGGATTTGTGGACCCGGTTATTTATCCTGGTCAATTATGTTTCCTGGACCATTCTTTTTGTCGCCCTTCTTGTCTTTCACAAGGCCCAGCCTGAATTTGATACCTTGTTTGACCGGTTTTATCAGCTGAATTTAAGAACCCACTGGGATAAGGATTTTGTCCGATATTTTGTTTACACCGCAGGGCTCGGGCTGGGTGCAAGTGCCTTTGGACTTGGTTTGGCCATTTTCAGGGCCCGCAGAAGGACCGATCATAAAATTCCCATCAGGGTTCTGGGCGGACTCTATCTTATTCTTTTAGTTCTGGCATGGATTTTATTGTAGAGACCCCAATTTTGATCAAGAATTATGCCCCAGTATCCGATACCTAATCTTATATGGCCTTTAATTAAGGAATCGTGGTTATGAAACGTATGTTAATATGTATTGCGGCATTGGTTTTGATTTGTGTCAACACCGGTTTTGCCAGGGATTTTATGGTCTCTTTTGTGGAGGAAAATTACAAGGAAACATCCATACCCTATTCCAATACCCCAAAGATTTATCATTCCATCCAGGTGAAATCAAATGCCGGCCCTAAACTGCTGGTGCTTTCAGGTGAAAATTTAGATTACCGAAAATGGCTCCGTCAGTACATTGCCCAGGATAAAACCTTTATGGTCAATGTGCCGGAAAATGAGAATGATCAATTTATTTCAGCCAAGGTGTATGAGGTTGATGTGACACGGGTCCATCCGTTTAACGGGGCCAAATGGGCACCCGAAGAAAAGGTTGGCAGTCGTTCACATGGGGTGCGCATGCTTCACGGGGATCGCCACATCATGGTTCTTGACCAGAATACCAAGCGCAGCAATCTCATTACCTCTGTGATTAACCGCATGGGGTACACGGCCATGATTTCCAGAAACGGTGAACAGGCGTTGCGCCTTTTTCGCACCCAGCCTGAAAAATTTAAAATGATTATTACCAACCATGAGATCCCGGGCATGAAAACAGAACAATTTGTAAACAGCCTGCTTAAAATTGATCACCAGATTCCCATTCTCGTGGAAACCGGGTATAACAATGAAAGGGCCAGGGAAGCGTTTATAACAAAATTTTCAGGCGCAGGAACCGTGACCGTTAAACCCGTGGTATTGGATAATCTTCAGAACACCATCAAACAACTGGTCAAGCCAGTTAAGGCTAAGGGATGATATGGGCCGAATACTTTTTATCGTGACAATGCTTGGGATCTTAATTTTTCCAGGCAGTTTAATGGCTAAAGATTCTGAATACAACCGGTATGATGCAGGGTTTAAAAATTTTTTAACCTGCGAACTGACACGAACCGATGCCGAGGATCATTTTAAGGGCAAAGATTTTACCATTACCATGATCAGCCTTCATTCCATTGTCCAGGAATCGGGCATTGTGATTCTTACGGGCGCGGTTCAATGCTTTGTCAAGGATGAGTATCATACCTTGTATCCGGCCGTGGGCATTGAAATGCTGGCCGGAAAAGAGGTGGTTTTCTATTATACCATTCGAAAAAAAAATTTTTCCATTCTGGCCACAGAACTGATTCGTTTTCCGTACAAAGAAAGGTGTCCCTGGACCCGGTACTGGATTGATCAGGATTAAGCTTTTTTTTAACGAAAAATAAAAAGAGTATAAACGGCCGGGTCCCAAATTTGGGACCCGGCCGTTTGTATTGTTTTTTAGGGATTGAGAATGGCTGCCTGGGAGGCTGCCAGTCGGGCGATGGGCACCCGGTAGGGTGAACAGGAGACATAGGTGAGTCCTGCCTTATGGCAGAAGACCACAGAGTCCGGGTCTCCCCCGTGTTCGCCGCAAATGCCCAGCTTAATGTCGGGCCGGGTTTTTTTCCCGCCTTTCACAGCCGTGGTAATCAAACTGCCCACAGCTTCCTGGTCCAGGGTTTCAAAGGGATCAGAGCTGAGAATGGCATTGTCAATATAATCGTTCATAAAGGATCCGATATCATCCCTTGAAAACCCGAATGTCATCTGGGTGAGGTCATTGGTGCCAAATGAGAAAAATTCGGCATATTCTGCCATTTTGTCTGCAATCAGGGCGGCTCTCGGGATTTCGATCATGGTTCCGAACATATGGGGCAAAGCGTCTATCTTGTACTTGGCAAGGGCCTGTTCATGGCATTGATCAACAATTTTTTTGGTAAAGGCCAGTTCTTTTTCATTGCAGGTCACCGGCACCATGATTTCAGGCTGGGGATTAAACCCATC
It encodes:
- a CDS encoding protein-glutamate O-methyltransferase CheR; translated protein: MNSIVLSKKQFNELKDMVYALSGIYLHEGKLELLKSKLAKRMRMTKKNFKDYLHYLKTNENEVIEFIDTVTTNHSFFFRENKSIAHIVNQLNTWPAAGKRPFKIWCAACSTGDEPYTIAIQLAAIGRPFSILATDISHSVLATATRGIYRTDKLKNVPTSLIRRYFQQGSGKFKGFVRIKKEIAAHIRFERFNLVTDSPPPDKFDAVSCRNVMIYFDMSTSEKVVNKLYHSIRHQGYFAIGNAESLMNLNHKFKPIPKIPSLYLK
- a CDS encoding response regulator, which gives rise to MLICIAALVLICVNTGFARDFMVSFVEENYKETSIPYSNTPKIYHSIQVKSNAGPKLLVLSGENLDYRKWLRQYIAQDKTFMVNVPENENDQFISAKVYEVDVTRVHPFNGAKWAPEEKVGSRSHGVRMLHGDRHIMVLDQNTKRSNLITSVINRMGYTAMISRNGEQALRLFRTQPEKFKMIITNHEIPGMKTEQFVNSLLKIDHQIPILVETGYNNERAREAFITKFSGAGTVTVKPVVLDNLQNTIKQLVKPVKAKG